In the Sarcophilus harrisii chromosome 3, mSarHar1.11, whole genome shotgun sequence genome, one interval contains:
- the LOC111720132 gene encoding immunoglobulin superfamily member 1 isoform X2, with translation MKGARRHGECPGQAELSSPALALWGDVSEGRGMEGSYGLEGKTLAIGPSLLGLGLVQGTKAQMDKCLSQNIPLSPSSASGQAGCQDRGSPSRPSLLAQPSLVVEPGGEVIFWCRRPPGSYEWLVTFSLLKAGRPKPLQEKEVHFSQANFPLKSLRAQDSGSYSCIYYETFCPHVRSEASETLEVWVTDSLPKPSLSARPSSKVTPGDNVTFLCQGPSRGVEFALYKDGEELPVSTSEPTQHGAEFPLIHVNINQTGRYRCSYLLGRDSRVLAMPSDPLELIIQEEQNESLLTREPKTILITALSCAFILFLLLFLTFLGHRQSQTVISHGETSRRFPRCLCCTWFVCSSKSGAPQYETEYAQVVKCRRSRTTVPEAEDPEGLTYIQLNPKALKEQQTVPGKMCPDPTTYATLALQ, from the exons ATGAAAGGGGCACGGAGACACGGAGAGTGTCCTGGGCAGGCAGAGCTCAGCTCTCCAGCTCTGGCCCTGTGGGGGGATGTTAGTGAGGGAAGAGGCATGGAGGGCAGCTATGGGCTGGAGGGCAAGACTCTGGCAATCGGACCTTCTCTTTTAGGGCTAGGTCTGGTCCAGGGGACAAAGGCACAGATGGATAAGTGCTTGTCCCAGAACATCCCCCTTTCTCCCAGCTCAGCCTCAGGGCAAGCAGGGTGTCAGGACAGAG GATCTCCTTCCAGGCCATCCCTCTTAGCCCAGCCAAGTCTTGTGGTGGAACCAGGGGGAGAGGTGATCTTCTGGTGCAGGAGGCCGCCAGGGTCATATGAATGGCTGGTGACCTTCAGTCTGCTGAAGGCGGGGAGGCCAAAGCCCTTACAAGAGAAGGAGGTACACTTTTCTCAAGCCAATTTCCCCCTGAAGTCTCTGCGTGCCCAGGACTCCGGGAGCTACAGCTGCATTTACTATGAGACTTTCTGCCCACATGTCAGATCGGAAGCCAGTGAGACCCTGGAGGTCTGGGTGACAG ACAGCCTTCCCAAGCCCTCTCTCTCAGCCCGGCCCAGTTCCAAGGTAACCCCAGGGGACAACGTGACCTTCCTGTGTCAGGGCCCATCCCGAGGCGTGGAGTTTGCTCTGTACAAGGATGGAGAGGAGCTGCCTGTGAGCACCAGTGAGCCCACCCAGCACGGGGCAGAGTTCCCCTTGATCCACGTGAACATCAACCAGACTGGAAGGTACAGGTGCTCTTATCTCCTTGGGAGAGACAGCCGTGTCCTGGCCATGCCCAGTGACCCCCTGGAACTCATAATACAAG AGGAGCAGAATGAAAGTCTTCTCACAAGAG AACCCAAAACCATCCTCATCACTGCCCTCAGCTGTGCCtttatcctcttcctcctcctcttcttgacTTTTCTTGGTCATCGTCAATCTCAGACTG TGATTTCACATGGAGAGACCTCCAGAAG aTTCCCAAGGTGCCTCTGTTGTACTTGGTTTGTCTGCTCTTCCAAATCTGGAGCTCCCCAATATGAGACTGAGt ATGCCCAGGTTGTCAAATGCAGACGCTCGAGGACAACT GTTCCTGAGGCTGAAGACCCTGAGGGACTGACCTATATCCAGCTGAATCCAAAGGCCCTGAAGGAACAGCAGACAGTCCCTGGGAAGATGTGTCCTGATCCAACAACATATGCTACTCTTGCTCTGCAATGA
- the LOC111720132 gene encoding immunoglobulin superfamily member 1 isoform X4: protein MLPPLIPLLCLGSPSRPSLLAQPSLVVEPGGEVIFWCRRPPGSYEWLVTFSLLKAGRPKPLQEKEVHFSQANFPLKSLRAQDSGSYSCIYYETFCPHVRSEASETLEVWVTDSLPKPSLSARPSSKVTPGDNVTFLCQGPSRGVEFALYKDGEELPVSTSEPTQHGAEFPLIHVNINQTGRYRCSYLLGRDSRVLAMPSDPLELIIQEEQNESLLTREPKTILITALSCAFILFLLLFLTFLGHRQSQTVISHGETSRRFPRCLCCTWFVCSSKSGAPQYETEYAQVVKCRRSRTTVSYSDPLWEDPVSSWVSASSLSSHLPHSLIFGFIYFSVNTHHFFSFFL, encoded by the exons ATGTTGCCCCCACTCATTCCCCTACTCTGTCTCG GATCTCCTTCCAGGCCATCCCTCTTAGCCCAGCCAAGTCTTGTGGTGGAACCAGGGGGAGAGGTGATCTTCTGGTGCAGGAGGCCGCCAGGGTCATATGAATGGCTGGTGACCTTCAGTCTGCTGAAGGCGGGGAGGCCAAAGCCCTTACAAGAGAAGGAGGTACACTTTTCTCAAGCCAATTTCCCCCTGAAGTCTCTGCGTGCCCAGGACTCCGGGAGCTACAGCTGCATTTACTATGAGACTTTCTGCCCACATGTCAGATCGGAAGCCAGTGAGACCCTGGAGGTCTGGGTGACAG ACAGCCTTCCCAAGCCCTCTCTCTCAGCCCGGCCCAGTTCCAAGGTAACCCCAGGGGACAACGTGACCTTCCTGTGTCAGGGCCCATCCCGAGGCGTGGAGTTTGCTCTGTACAAGGATGGAGAGGAGCTGCCTGTGAGCACCAGTGAGCCCACCCAGCACGGGGCAGAGTTCCCCTTGATCCACGTGAACATCAACCAGACTGGAAGGTACAGGTGCTCTTATCTCCTTGGGAGAGACAGCCGTGTCCTGGCCATGCCCAGTGACCCCCTGGAACTCATAATACAAG AGGAGCAGAATGAAAGTCTTCTCACAAGAG AACCCAAAACCATCCTCATCACTGCCCTCAGCTGTGCCtttatcctcttcctcctcctcttcttgacTTTTCTTGGTCATCGTCAATCTCAGACTG TGATTTCACATGGAGAGACCTCCAGAAG aTTCCCAAGGTGCCTCTGTTGTACTTGGTTTGTCTGCTCTTCCAAATCTGGAGCTCCCCAATATGAGACTGAGt ATGCCCAGGTTGTCAAATGCAGACGCTCGAGGACAACTGTGAGTTATTCTGATCCCCTCTGGGAGGACCCTGTCTCCTCCTGGGTCTCAGCCTCATCTCTCTCATCCCACCTACCTCATTCTTTGATTTTTGGTTTCATCTACTTCTCAGTAAATacccatcattttttttctttcttcctttga
- the LOC111720132 gene encoding immunoglobulin superfamily member 1 isoform X1 — protein sequence MKGARRHGECPGQAELSSPALALWGDVSEGRGMEGSYGLEGKTLAIGPSLLGLGLVQGTKAQMDKCLSQNIPLSPSSASGQAGCQDRGSPSRPSLLAQPSLVVEPGGEVIFWCRRPPGSYEWLVTFSLLKAGRPKPLQEKEVHFSQANFPLKSLRAQDSGSYSCIYYETFCPHVRSEASETLEVWVTDSLPKPSLSARPSSKVTPGDNVTFLCQGPSRGVEFALYKDGEELPVSTSEPTQHGAEFPLIHVNINQTGRYRCSYLLGRDSRVLAMPSDPLELIIQEEQNESLLTREPKTILITALSCAFILFLLLFLTFLGHRQSQTVISHGETSRRFPRCLCCTWFVCSSKSGAPQYETEYAQVVKCRRSRTTVSYSDPLWEDPVSSWVSASSLSSHLPHSLIFGFIYFSVNTHHFFSFFL from the exons ATGAAAGGGGCACGGAGACACGGAGAGTGTCCTGGGCAGGCAGAGCTCAGCTCTCCAGCTCTGGCCCTGTGGGGGGATGTTAGTGAGGGAAGAGGCATGGAGGGCAGCTATGGGCTGGAGGGCAAGACTCTGGCAATCGGACCTTCTCTTTTAGGGCTAGGTCTGGTCCAGGGGACAAAGGCACAGATGGATAAGTGCTTGTCCCAGAACATCCCCCTTTCTCCCAGCTCAGCCTCAGGGCAAGCAGGGTGTCAGGACAGAG GATCTCCTTCCAGGCCATCCCTCTTAGCCCAGCCAAGTCTTGTGGTGGAACCAGGGGGAGAGGTGATCTTCTGGTGCAGGAGGCCGCCAGGGTCATATGAATGGCTGGTGACCTTCAGTCTGCTGAAGGCGGGGAGGCCAAAGCCCTTACAAGAGAAGGAGGTACACTTTTCTCAAGCCAATTTCCCCCTGAAGTCTCTGCGTGCCCAGGACTCCGGGAGCTACAGCTGCATTTACTATGAGACTTTCTGCCCACATGTCAGATCGGAAGCCAGTGAGACCCTGGAGGTCTGGGTGACAG ACAGCCTTCCCAAGCCCTCTCTCTCAGCCCGGCCCAGTTCCAAGGTAACCCCAGGGGACAACGTGACCTTCCTGTGTCAGGGCCCATCCCGAGGCGTGGAGTTTGCTCTGTACAAGGATGGAGAGGAGCTGCCTGTGAGCACCAGTGAGCCCACCCAGCACGGGGCAGAGTTCCCCTTGATCCACGTGAACATCAACCAGACTGGAAGGTACAGGTGCTCTTATCTCCTTGGGAGAGACAGCCGTGTCCTGGCCATGCCCAGTGACCCCCTGGAACTCATAATACAAG AGGAGCAGAATGAAAGTCTTCTCACAAGAG AACCCAAAACCATCCTCATCACTGCCCTCAGCTGTGCCtttatcctcttcctcctcctcttcttgacTTTTCTTGGTCATCGTCAATCTCAGACTG TGATTTCACATGGAGAGACCTCCAGAAG aTTCCCAAGGTGCCTCTGTTGTACTTGGTTTGTCTGCTCTTCCAAATCTGGAGCTCCCCAATATGAGACTGAGt ATGCCCAGGTTGTCAAATGCAGACGCTCGAGGACAACTGTGAGTTATTCTGATCCCCTCTGGGAGGACCCTGTCTCCTCCTGGGTCTCAGCCTCATCTCTCTCATCCCACCTACCTCATTCTTTGATTTTTGGTTTCATCTACTTCTCAGTAAATacccatcattttttttctttcttcctttga
- the LOC111720132 gene encoding immunoglobulin superfamily member 1 isoform X3 has protein sequence MEALGSTSLGFSGSPSRPSLLAQPSLVVEPGGEVIFWCRRPPGSYEWLVTFSLLKAGRPKPLQEKEVHFSQANFPLKSLRAQDSGSYSCIYYETFCPHVRSEASETLEVWVTDSLPKPSLSARPSSKVTPGDNVTFLCQGPSRGVEFALYKDGEELPVSTSEPTQHGAEFPLIHVNINQTGRYRCSYLLGRDSRVLAMPSDPLELIIQEEQNESLLTREPKTILITALSCAFILFLLLFLTFLGHRQSQTVISHGETSRRFPRCLCCTWFVCSSKSGAPQYETEYAQVVKCRRSRTTVSYSDPLWEDPVSSWVSASSLSSHLPHSLIFGFIYFSVNTHHFFSFFL, from the exons ATGGAAGCTCTGGGCTCCACCAGTCTGGGATTCTCAG GATCTCCTTCCAGGCCATCCCTCTTAGCCCAGCCAAGTCTTGTGGTGGAACCAGGGGGAGAGGTGATCTTCTGGTGCAGGAGGCCGCCAGGGTCATATGAATGGCTGGTGACCTTCAGTCTGCTGAAGGCGGGGAGGCCAAAGCCCTTACAAGAGAAGGAGGTACACTTTTCTCAAGCCAATTTCCCCCTGAAGTCTCTGCGTGCCCAGGACTCCGGGAGCTACAGCTGCATTTACTATGAGACTTTCTGCCCACATGTCAGATCGGAAGCCAGTGAGACCCTGGAGGTCTGGGTGACAG ACAGCCTTCCCAAGCCCTCTCTCTCAGCCCGGCCCAGTTCCAAGGTAACCCCAGGGGACAACGTGACCTTCCTGTGTCAGGGCCCATCCCGAGGCGTGGAGTTTGCTCTGTACAAGGATGGAGAGGAGCTGCCTGTGAGCACCAGTGAGCCCACCCAGCACGGGGCAGAGTTCCCCTTGATCCACGTGAACATCAACCAGACTGGAAGGTACAGGTGCTCTTATCTCCTTGGGAGAGACAGCCGTGTCCTGGCCATGCCCAGTGACCCCCTGGAACTCATAATACAAG AGGAGCAGAATGAAAGTCTTCTCACAAGAG AACCCAAAACCATCCTCATCACTGCCCTCAGCTGTGCCtttatcctcttcctcctcctcttcttgacTTTTCTTGGTCATCGTCAATCTCAGACTG TGATTTCACATGGAGAGACCTCCAGAAG aTTCCCAAGGTGCCTCTGTTGTACTTGGTTTGTCTGCTCTTCCAAATCTGGAGCTCCCCAATATGAGACTGAGt ATGCCCAGGTTGTCAAATGCAGACGCTCGAGGACAACTGTGAGTTATTCTGATCCCCTCTGGGAGGACCCTGTCTCCTCCTGGGTCTCAGCCTCATCTCTCTCATCCCACCTACCTCATTCTTTGATTTTTGGTTTCATCTACTTCTCAGTAAATacccatcattttttttctttcttcctttga
- the GPKOW gene encoding G-patch domain and KOW motifs-containing protein, translating to MAHGESDAAASAPPGPVSFGFSRTASRKRLEGPREEEKDLVRAVEGRELRTVRPPDQAPRELVIPLLRRGHGRREAPDKAGLPEEGVLRQAVEELLEESRRALQEGPGAEASAASMAIPLVARADADAAPESVGADYEAVPVEAYGLAMLRGMGWKPGEGIGRTFKQVVKPRENPLRPKGLGLGASLAPPSGPPGPSRESAEEPAGLAPGRAVLVTAGPHKGLRGQVEGLDPDNARALVKLAPSGQVATLSEHVLRPLAEAQSRDPKGGRGDPKGRGAPEEKKGQKRKLSPARERQAPHWLRRDLRVRFVDKKHHKGRYYNTKMIIEDVLSPDTCVCRTDEGRLLEGLREDMLETLIPKEEKARVMVVLGPQAGQLGRLLARDKEKSLALVQLLHEEGQGTILQLDYDAVCHYVGPVTED from the coding sequence ATGGCGCACGGGGAGAGTGATGCTGCGGCCTCCGCGCCGCCGGGCCCGGTGTCTTTCGGCTTCAGCCGCACGGCGAGCCGGAAGCGGCTGGAGGGGCCGCGGGAGGAGGAGAAGGACCTAGTGCGGGCTGTGGAGGGTCGGGAGCTGCGCACTGTGCGGCCTCCCGACCAGGCGCCCCGGGAGCTGGTGATCCCGCTGCTGCGGCGCGGCCACGGCCGGAGGGAGGCCCCGGACAAGGCCGGACTCCCGGAGGAGGGCGTCCTCCGCCAAGCCGTGGAGGAGCTGCTCGAGGAGTCCCGGCGCGCCCTCCAGGAGGGCCCCGGCGCCGAGGCTTCGGCGGCCTCCATGGCCATCCCGCTGGTGGCCCGGGCGGACGCGGACGCGGCCCCGGAGTCGGTGGGCGCGGACTACGAGGCGGTGCCCGTGGAGGCGTACGGGCTGGCCATGCTGCGGGGCATGGGCTGGAAGCCGGGCGAGGGCATCGGGCGCACTTTCAAACAGGTGGTGAAGCCCCGAGAAAACCCCCTGCGCCCCAAGGGGCTCGGGCTGGGGGCCAGCCTGGCGCCACCCTCGGGCCCCCCCGGGCCCAGCCGGGAGAGCGCCGAGGAGCCCGCGGGACTGGCCCCGGGCAGGGCCGTGTTGGTGACGGCCGGGCCCCACAAGGGCCTCCGCGGGCAGGTGGAAGGGCTGGACCCCGACAACGCCCGGGCCCTGGTAAAGCTGGCCCCCTCCGGCCAGGTGGCCACCCTGAGCGAGCATGTGCTGCGGCCGCTAGCCGAGGCCCAGAGCCGGGACCCCAAGGGGGGGCGCGGGGACCCTAAGGGGCGCGGGGCCCCCGAAGAGAAGAAGGGACAGAAGAGGAAGCTCTCCCCGGCCCGGGAGAGGCAGGCGCCCCACTGGCTGCGCAGGGACCTCCGCGTGCGCTTCGTGGACAAAAAGCACCACAAGGGGCGCTACTACAACACCAAGATGATCATCGAGGACGTGCTGAGCCCGGACACGTGCGTGTGCAGGACGGACGAGGGCCGGCTTCTGGAGGGACTTCGGGAAGACATGCTGGAGACGCTCATCCCCAAGGAGGAGAAGGCCAGGGTCATGGTGGTGCTGGGGCCGCAGGCCGGTCAGCTGGGCCGCCTGCTGGCCCGGGACAAGGAGAAGAGCCTGGCCCTGGTGCAGCTGCTGCACGAGGAGGGCCAGGGCACCATCCTGCAGCTGGACTACGACGCTGTGTGCCATTATGTGGGGCCCGTGACCGAGGACTGA